The following coding sequences are from one Nicotiana tomentosiformis chromosome 3, ASM39032v3, whole genome shotgun sequence window:
- the LOC138908585 gene encoding uncharacterized protein — protein MVTDSDLSASECTSSNQTFIVPVAENAFVVPGLTKKQYSQLLSLLHFNSTLLNQSDSLTWIIDSGASDHMIANKEYLINITPLPITFLVSLPNGYKGPSLKKPLDLRKLDIRLYKFVWEKPSQPHVTLSTACNSLSSLSVSDHFPCTVNIVSSSCNKDAMNKMDIVWHHKLAHVPFIKMKSIYEISSNSSSTQSFPCTICPMARQTRLPFPDISIHSSKPFQLVHVDIWGPYHISTYSG, from the exons ATGGTGACGGACTCTGATTTGTCTGCTTCTGAGTGCACTTCTTCCAATCAAACCTTTATTGTGCCTGTTGCTGAAAATGCTTTTGTGGTGCCTGGGTTGACAAAGAAGCAATACTCTCAATTGCTCTCCTTGTTGCA TTTCAACTCCACTTTGCTAAACCAATCTGATTCTTTAACTTGGATAATTGACTCTGGTGCTTCTGACCATATGATTGCTAATAAAGAATATCTCATTAATATCACACCTTTACCTATTACTTTCCTAGTGTCTCTTCCAAATGGTTACAAA GGCCCTTCTCTGAAGAAGCCTCTGGATCTTAGAAAACTGGACATTAGGTTGTATAAATTTGTGTGGGAAAAGCCTTCTCAGCCTCATGTTACTTTGTCAACTGCCTGTAACAGCTTGTCATCTCTGTCTGTTTCTGATCATTTTCCTTGTACTGTAAATATTGTTTCCTCTTCTTGTAATAAAGATGCTATGAATAAAATGGACATTGTTTGGCATCATAAACTTGCACATGTTCCTTTTATTAAAATGAAAAGCATTTATGAAATTTCCTCTAATAGTTCCTCTACACAGTCTTTTCCATGTACTATTTGTCCTATGGCTAGACAAACTAGATTACCATTTCCTGATATTTCTATTCATAGTTCTAAGCCTTTCCAACTTGTTCATGTTGACATTTGGGGACCATATCACATTTCTACATATTCAGGCTGA